The Flavobacterium faecale genome has a segment encoding these proteins:
- a CDS encoding TetR/AcrR family transcriptional regulator, with amino-acid sequence MARKKQYIEEEVIEKAMSLFWRNGYENTSVRMLEQEMGINQFSIYASFGNKEGVFLESLKAYKKQIRTITDVLEQSNNGIQGIKDYFYAFLPFSKEGTLRKGCLVTNTVNEIADKPEDVIRKELLLFFGFVIDLFQKNLAQEANKSPEMIEKQANYLGGCMLGLSMSSKMMNEKQLEDYIETIFTNL; translated from the coding sequence ATGGCTAGAAAGAAACAATATATTGAAGAAGAAGTAATCGAAAAAGCAATGTCGCTATTTTGGCGCAATGGCTACGAAAATACTTCTGTGCGTATGTTGGAGCAAGAAATGGGTATCAATCAGTTCTCAATTTACGCTAGTTTTGGAAACAAAGAAGGTGTTTTTTTAGAAAGTCTGAAAGCCTACAAAAAGCAAATTAGAACCATTACTGATGTTCTGGAACAATCTAACAACGGTATTCAAGGTATAAAGGATTATTTTTATGCTTTTCTACCTTTTTCGAAAGAAGGAACACTACGCAAAGGCTGTTTGGTAACCAACACAGTCAATGAAATTGCTGATAAACCAGAGGATGTTATTCGAAAAGAATTACTATTATTTTTTGGTTTTGTGATTGATTTATTTCAGAAAAACTTAGCACAAGAGGCTAATAAAAGTCCTGAAATGATTGAGAAACAAGCAAACTATCTTGGCGGCTGCATGTTGGGCTTGTCAATGTCTAGCAAAATGATGAACGAAAAACAATTAGAAGATTACATTGAAACGATTTTTACGAATCTGTAA
- a CDS encoding haloacid dehalogenase type II, which yields MQKTIAFDIYGTLIDTEDVLTTLQTYLKEQANVVMETWRNKQLEYSFRRGLMNSYVDFSVCTSNALDYACLKHKTPLTADQKKTLLEEYKKLPVFSDVVTTLQRLKQENCQLIAFSNGSKGALTELLTNANILQLFDKVVSVEDVQSFKPSPVVYAHLLTEAASKIENTWLISSNPFDITGASYFGLNTIWVQRTDGSIFDPWEIQPTTIVANLNDIKFI from the coding sequence ATGCAAAAAACAATCGCGTTTGATATTTATGGCACCTTGATCGATACCGAAGACGTCTTGACCACCTTGCAAACATACCTAAAAGAACAGGCAAATGTTGTGATGGAAACTTGGCGAAACAAGCAATTGGAGTACTCGTTTAGGCGTGGCTTAATGAATTCGTACGTTGATTTTTCAGTTTGCACATCAAATGCTTTGGACTACGCTTGTTTAAAACACAAAACACCATTAACTGCAGATCAAAAGAAGACTTTGCTTGAAGAGTATAAAAAGCTACCCGTTTTTAGCGACGTAGTAACCACTTTGCAAAGATTGAAACAAGAAAATTGTCAATTGATCGCTTTTTCAAATGGTTCGAAAGGGGCGCTGACTGAGTTGCTAACCAATGCAAACATTCTACAGCTTTTTGACAAAGTAGTTAGCGTTGAAGATGTTCAATCGTTCAAACCTAGTCCGGTCGTGTATGCACACCTGCTCACCGAGGCAGCATCAAAAATAGAAAATACTTGGTTGATTTCGAGCAATCCATTTGATATCACTGGGGCCTCTTATTTCGGATTGAATACCATTTGGGTTCAACGCACAGACGGAAGTATTTTTGATCCGTGGGAAATACAACCCACGACTATAGTTGCAAATCTAAACGACATAAAATTTATTTAG
- a CDS encoding XRE family transcriptional regulator, which produces MSLFSDNIRALRVRHNISQEKVATSLMITRGRYVKYEDGTSEAPYEILKKIAQYYQMSIDLLLSVDIRKIDVNELLKLENNRLVLPIQVDQMGENCIEVVTQKVKAGYLNGYADPEYIEQLQQISLPFLGVGKYRGFPVEGDSMPPHQNGDIIVGRYVEQLGEILGGRTYIIITRTEGMVYKRLNTNKQNTLTVSSDNYFYPPYEVKASDILEIWEYQCSIARSDKKTEELESTTIKNMFVELKKDILEVKKNIGLST; this is translated from the coding sequence ATGTCCTTATTTTCAGATAATATTAGAGCCTTGCGAGTGAGACACAATATCTCGCAAGAAAAAGTAGCTACAAGCCTTATGATTACAAGGGGGCGCTATGTAAAATACGAAGATGGAACCTCAGAAGCTCCGTATGAAATTCTGAAGAAAATCGCTCAGTATTATCAAATGAGTATCGACTTATTACTGTCTGTTGATATTCGGAAAATTGATGTCAATGAATTGCTTAAACTCGAAAACAACCGCTTGGTCCTACCCATTCAAGTGGATCAAATGGGCGAAAACTGTATCGAAGTCGTTACACAAAAAGTAAAAGCGGGTTACCTTAACGGCTATGCCGATCCCGAATACATTGAGCAATTGCAGCAAATCTCGCTACCGTTTTTGGGCGTGGGTAAATACCGTGGTTTTCCGGTGGAAGGTGATTCAATGCCACCGCACCAAAATGGCGATATCATTGTGGGCCGCTATGTAGAGCAATTGGGCGAAATATTAGGTGGAAGAACCTACATCATCATCACCCGAACAGAAGGAATGGTGTACAAGCGATTGAACACAAACAAACAAAATACATTGACGGTTTCCTCAGACAATTATTTCTATCCACCGTATGAGGTCAAAGCATCTGATATTTTGGAAATTTGGGAGTACCAATGTAGCATCGCACGTTCTGACAAAAAAACAGAAGAGCTAGAAAGTACCACCATCAAGAACATGTTTGTCGAACTCAA
- a CDS encoding carbohydrate-binding family 9-like protein: MNKIAICILASLALVTFSCDKKKDAETTPDSEKKLVLGEQPIFKVSNTSEAITIDGKMDEEIWSKTESRTFDYIYKVEKPTDKQKTTFRMLWDKENLYLFYDFEDKYLTARETKRDGKPFLDDCGEIFIIPVPDSLNTHFGIELNINKAANDFIYFNNYYQEKQLALKTFNPDYETAVNYNGTVNNNTDIDKGWQLEIKIPLATFGFLGEIVPVQKGNKWAFLAIRQDRNEVEGERRITSTLFPIYDISKDVHQPNRFGLMEFVY, from the coding sequence ATGAACAAAATAGCAATTTGCATACTCGCCTCCTTGGCTCTAGTAACATTTTCATGTGACAAAAAAAAGGATGCTGAAACTACTCCTGACTCTGAAAAAAAATTAGTTTTAGGCGAACAACCCATTTTTAAGGTTTCAAATACTTCTGAAGCCATCACCATTGATGGAAAAATGGATGAAGAGATTTGGTCAAAAACCGAAAGCAGGACATTTGACTACATTTATAAGGTAGAAAAACCAACTGACAAACAAAAAACGACTTTTAGAATGCTTTGGGACAAAGAGAATTTGTACCTCTTCTATGATTTTGAAGATAAATACCTAACTGCACGTGAAACGAAAAGAGATGGAAAACCTTTTCTTGACGACTGTGGCGAAATATTTATCATTCCCGTTCCGGATAGTTTGAATACTCATTTTGGTATTGAGCTGAACATCAACAAAGCAGCTAACGATTTTATATATTTCAATAATTATTACCAAGAAAAACAACTTGCACTAAAAACGTTTAATCCTGACTACGAGACCGCCGTGAACTACAACGGAACAGTAAATAACAATACTGATATTGATAAGGGTTGGCAACTCGAAATAAAAATCCCACTAGCTACTTTTGGATTTTTGGGCGAAATTGTGCCGGTACAAAAAGGTAACAAATGGGCTTTCTTGGCCATTCGTCAAGATCGAAATGAAGTCGAGGGCGAACGCCGTATCACCTCTACTCTATTTCCTATTTATGATATTTCAAAAGATGTACACCAACCCAATCGCTTTGGCTTGATGGAGTTTGTATACTAA
- a CDS encoding carboxymuconolactone decarboxylase family protein yields the protein MSTLKIHTIESAPEKSKALLEKSLKAYGMVPNLHGVLAESPSILEGYQVLHELFVNSSFNNDELTVVWQTINVEHECHYCVPAHTGIAHSMKVDAAITDALRNRTAMPNDKLQALHVFTLAMVRDRGYVSTADLDAFYAAGYEQKHVLEVILGLSQKVISNYVNHVAATPVDPAFAQFAWKK from the coding sequence ATGAGTACATTAAAAATTCACACGATCGAGTCTGCACCAGAAAAAAGTAAAGCATTACTAGAAAAATCATTAAAAGCATACGGAATGGTTCCTAACCTACACGGAGTTTTGGCTGAATCACCTAGTATATTAGAAGGATACCAAGTTTTACACGAATTATTTGTAAATTCATCTTTCAATAATGACGAATTAACGGTTGTATGGCAAACGATCAATGTTGAGCACGAATGTCACTATTGCGTACCTGCACATACAGGGATTGCACACAGCATGAAGGTAGACGCTGCCATCACTGACGCATTGCGTAACAGAACAGCTATGCCAAATGATAAATTACAAGCATTACACGTATTTACACTTGCAATGGTAAGAGACCGTGGCTATGTATCTACAGCAGATCTTGACGCATTTTATGCTGCAGGATACGAGCAAAAACATGTTTTGGAAGTAATTTTGGGATTGTCTCAAAAAGTAATTAGTAACTATGTAAACCACGTAGCAGCTACTCCAGTTGATCCTGCATTTGCACAATTTGCTTGGAAAAAATAA
- a CDS encoding SLC13 family permease: MTLAIAIVIGVLLIAFALFITEKFTVDKTAFFILTSLLVFGIVTPEEAVSGFSDNAVLTILCLMIIAIGLEKNGVVSWMVQKIIPIVKLPVWVFLPLLMITVGFLSSFVATTAVVIVFIKLVNELDKLGKIDRARVLLPISFAGILGGSCTLMGTSTNLIVSDISRKSGLGRFGFFEFSGAGIIFLLISIPIIYFLAQYFLPKTAAVEEDGLHNKFGYITSVKIKEGSKLIGKKPYETEIWHENDMRLIKIQRGKRHLKGDLKSEILEENDILWLDLTIEDLTAQTESLGLNILGVDQDLIEEHFTNEYHEVIILPNSRFINMSIEKFNATLPNNVYVKGVSSTAYDRHRGNYLNKFFSKKFIIPGNRVLLTGSLSEIRKIANNDNLLFANTVITNPHIPKYKKIISFLAIVLVIVLSATNTFSILKSCLLGVALCLFTGCIQLKDAYADINWQVIFLLAGMIPLGIAMKNTGTDIFMANQLYYVLKSVPASVTISIIFAFTMLMSGFVSNNATAIIIVPIVIAVAAKLGLNPKPLLYAVMFGANFSFYTPMGYQTNAIIYGLGIYKFKHFLIIGGVLSLVLLVLASFLLPYLYL, translated from the coding sequence ATGACACTAGCCATAGCCATCGTTATAGGTGTTTTGCTAATTGCATTCGCCTTGTTTATTACCGAAAAGTTTACCGTTGATAAAACAGCATTTTTTATCTTGACGAGTTTGCTGGTGTTCGGAATCGTGACTCCCGAAGAAGCCGTTTCTGGATTTTCAGACAATGCGGTATTGACCATTCTATGTTTGATGATTATTGCCATCGGACTCGAAAAAAATGGCGTAGTCTCCTGGATGGTCCAAAAAATTATTCCGATTGTAAAATTACCTGTTTGGGTTTTTCTACCGCTTTTAATGATTACCGTTGGGTTTTTATCCTCATTTGTAGCCACAACTGCTGTTGTAATTGTATTTATTAAATTGGTAAACGAATTGGACAAATTGGGCAAGATTGATCGAGCTAGGGTATTGCTTCCTATTTCGTTTGCCGGAATTTTGGGTGGTAGTTGTACTTTGATGGGAACAAGTACCAACTTAATCGTTTCGGATATTTCGAGAAAAAGCGGCCTCGGAAGGTTTGGTTTTTTCGAATTCTCTGGCGCTGGAATTATTTTCTTACTCATATCTATTCCGATTATTTATTTTCTAGCGCAGTACTTTTTGCCAAAAACAGCCGCTGTGGAAGAGGATGGTCTTCACAATAAATTTGGCTATATCACCAGTGTGAAGATCAAAGAAGGTTCCAAATTAATTGGTAAAAAGCCGTATGAAACAGAGATTTGGCACGAAAATGATATGCGATTGATCAAAATTCAACGAGGAAAACGTCATTTGAAAGGGGATTTAAAGTCCGAAATTTTAGAAGAGAATGATATTTTGTGGCTCGACTTGACGATTGAGGACTTGACGGCACAAACAGAAAGTCTAGGATTGAATATTCTTGGGGTAGATCAAGATTTGATTGAGGAGCATTTTACCAATGAATATCATGAGGTTATCATTTTACCAAATTCGAGATTTATTAATATGTCTATCGAAAAGTTTAATGCGACCTTGCCCAATAATGTGTATGTGAAAGGGGTGAGTAGTACGGCCTATGATCGCCATCGTGGGAATTATTTGAATAAGTTCTTTTCGAAAAAATTCATAATTCCTGGTAATCGTGTATTATTGACAGGAAGTTTGAGCGAAATAAGAAAAATAGCCAACAATGATAATTTACTATTCGCTAATACAGTGATCACCAATCCGCACATTCCAAAATACAAGAAAATTATCTCTTTCTTGGCCATTGTTTTGGTAATAGTACTATCGGCAACCAATACTTTTTCGATATTAAAAAGTTGTTTGTTGGGTGTTGCGCTTTGCTTGTTTACGGGTTGTATTCAGCTCAAGGATGCGTATGCCGATATCAACTGGCAAGTAATATTTTTGCTTGCGGGCATGATACCGCTCGGAATTGCCATGAAAAACACGGGTACTGATATTTTTATGGCCAATCAGTTGTATTACGTTTTAAAGTCAGTACCGGCTTCGGTCACTATTTCGATCATTTTTGCCTTCACGATGTTAATGAGTGGTTTTGTATCCAACAATGCTACGGCGATAATTATTGTACCCATTGTTATTGCGGTGGCAGCCAAATTGGGACTCAATCCCAAACCGCTTTTGTATGCCGTAATGTTTGGTGCCAATTTTAGTTTTTATACGCCAATGGGCTACCAAACCAATGCAATTATTTACGGATTAGGAATTTACAAATTCAAACACTTTTTAATAATCGGTGGGGTTTTGTCACTAGTCTTGTTGGTTTTGGCTTCCTTTTTATTGCCTTACTTATATTTGTAG